Proteins from a single region of Mumia flava:
- a CDS encoding acetyl-CoA carboxylase family protein — protein MKTLIANRGEIAVRIQRALAELGWPSVAVHVPSERDALAVELADESVELPTDGVAGYLDAQAVVDAAVATGCEAVHPGYGFLSESADLARRCAQAGLRFVGPDPDTLALFGDKARARTHAIEHGVPVLAATDAGVSVTEAEAFLAAHPGGIMIKATAGGGGRGMRTVTDPAEVAGAYERCRSEAMRSFGDDTVYAEALLPRARHLEVQVVGDGSGRVVHLGERDCSLQRRRQKVVEIAPAPRLDPRTRKALHAAAVALIEPVAYRGLATVEFLVDADDPERYVFLEVNPRVQVEHTVTEEITGVDLVTAQLRIAAGATLGEVGLPDDVVGPDDRYAIQLRVNAERYAADGSVVASAGTVERFAVPDEPDVRVDTHVRSGTVVEPGYDPLLAKIVVTTTGTFAHACAAALELAERTDVTGIETNLPLLRSLLADPAVTSGQATTDLVDARTPRPRSGAKSTESVSGSGGHAVESGREVVTAAFPGSVVAVEVAVGDEVSAGTPLVVLESMKMEHPVAAPYDGIVREVQVEVGDQVVDGAALATVEPGEVVAAAGTAAARHAPDHVRPDLAEVHERHRLTRDDARPEAVAKRHALGHRTARENVDDLCDDGSFVEYGALPVAAQRTRRDLDDLIRSTPADGIVTGLATVNAAEVGEQTGQVAVLAYDYTVLAGTQGFFSHKKTDRMLAVAQRLEVPVVFFTEGGGGRPGDTDTTPVHTAGLDVGTFSAMASLSGTVPTVGVLTGRCFAGNAALLGCCDVIIATRDSTLGMAGPAMIEGGGLGTYAPEEVGPMSVQGPNGVVDVLVDDDAEAVAVAQRYLSYFQGPVRSWAAPDQRALRHVIGENRLRVYDVREVIETLADVDSVLELRREFGTPIVTALVRIEGRPYGLVANDPAHLGGAIDADGADKMARFLQLCDAHGLPIVSLCDTPGFMVGPDAERTATVRHFSRLFVIGSHLRVPITTVVLRKAYGLGAQAMAGGGFHKPVATLAWPTGEIGPMGLEGAVRLGYSRELGSIDDPEARRARYDELVAQHYEAGKALNAAMTGELDDVIDPADTRRWLISTLGAEPVDDRPGRGYIDTW, from the coding sequence GTGAAGACCCTGATCGCCAACCGCGGCGAGATCGCCGTCCGTATCCAGCGCGCGCTGGCCGAGCTCGGGTGGCCGTCCGTCGCGGTCCACGTCCCCTCCGAGCGGGACGCCCTGGCGGTGGAGCTGGCCGACGAGTCCGTCGAGCTCCCGACCGACGGGGTGGCGGGCTACCTCGACGCGCAGGCGGTCGTGGACGCGGCCGTCGCGACCGGGTGCGAGGCCGTCCACCCCGGGTACGGGTTCCTGAGCGAGAGCGCCGACCTGGCTCGACGCTGCGCGCAGGCCGGTCTGCGGTTCGTCGGGCCGGACCCGGACACCCTCGCGCTGTTCGGGGACAAGGCGCGGGCGCGTACGCACGCGATCGAGCACGGCGTCCCGGTGCTTGCGGCGACCGACGCCGGGGTGTCGGTCACGGAGGCGGAGGCGTTCCTCGCGGCCCACCCCGGCGGGATCATGATCAAGGCCACCGCCGGTGGTGGAGGTCGCGGGATGCGGACCGTGACCGATCCCGCCGAGGTCGCCGGCGCGTACGAGCGGTGCCGCTCGGAGGCGATGCGCAGCTTCGGCGACGACACCGTGTACGCGGAGGCGCTGCTGCCACGGGCGCGCCACCTCGAGGTGCAGGTCGTCGGCGACGGCAGCGGTCGTGTGGTGCATCTGGGCGAGCGTGACTGCAGCCTCCAGCGGCGCCGCCAGAAGGTCGTCGAGATCGCCCCCGCCCCGCGGCTCGATCCCCGGACGCGCAAGGCGCTGCACGCCGCGGCAGTCGCGCTGATCGAACCGGTCGCGTACCGCGGTCTCGCGACCGTGGAGTTCCTCGTCGACGCAGACGACCCGGAGCGCTACGTCTTCCTCGAGGTGAACCCGCGGGTGCAGGTCGAGCACACCGTGACCGAGGAGATCACCGGCGTCGACCTGGTGACGGCGCAGCTGCGGATCGCCGCGGGCGCCACGCTCGGCGAGGTCGGTCTGCCCGACGACGTGGTGGGGCCCGACGACCGGTACGCGATCCAGCTGCGGGTGAACGCCGAGCGGTACGCCGCCGACGGGTCGGTGGTCGCGAGCGCCGGGACCGTCGAGCGGTTCGCGGTGCCCGACGAGCCGGACGTGCGGGTCGACACGCACGTCCGTTCCGGCACCGTGGTCGAGCCCGGCTACGACCCGCTGCTCGCGAAGATCGTGGTCACGACGACCGGCACGTTCGCGCACGCCTGCGCCGCCGCGCTCGAGCTCGCCGAGCGGACGGACGTCACGGGCATCGAGACCAACCTGCCTCTCCTCAGGAGCCTCCTCGCCGACCCCGCGGTCACCTCCGGCCAGGCCACCACCGATCTGGTCGACGCTCGCACCCCGCGCCCCCGATCCGGCGCGAAGTCCACCGAGTCGGTGAGTGGATCAGGTGGACACGCCGTCGAATCGGGCCGGGAGGTGGTGACCGCGGCGTTCCCGGGATCCGTCGTCGCGGTCGAGGTCGCGGTCGGCGACGAGGTCTCGGCCGGCACGCCGCTGGTCGTGCTCGAGTCGATGAAGATGGAGCACCCGGTCGCGGCTCCGTACGACGGGATCGTCCGCGAGGTGCAGGTCGAGGTCGGCGACCAGGTCGTCGACGGCGCCGCGCTCGCGACCGTCGAGCCGGGCGAGGTGGTGGCCGCCGCCGGTACGGCTGCGGCGCGCCACGCGCCCGACCACGTACGGCCGGATCTCGCCGAGGTCCACGAGCGGCACCGTCTGACGCGCGACGACGCCCGCCCGGAGGCCGTCGCCAAGCGGCACGCGCTCGGGCACCGCACGGCGCGGGAGAACGTCGACGACCTGTGCGACGACGGCTCGTTCGTCGAGTACGGCGCGCTGCCGGTCGCCGCGCAGCGGACCCGCCGCGATCTCGACGACCTGATCCGCAGCACGCCCGCCGACGGGATCGTCACCGGGCTCGCGACGGTGAACGCGGCCGAGGTCGGCGAGCAGACCGGGCAGGTCGCGGTCCTCGCCTACGACTACACCGTGCTCGCCGGCACCCAGGGCTTCTTCAGCCACAAGAAGACCGACCGGATGCTCGCCGTCGCACAGCGCCTCGAGGTCCCGGTCGTGTTCTTCACCGAGGGCGGCGGCGGACGTCCGGGCGACACCGACACGACGCCGGTGCACACCGCCGGGCTCGACGTCGGGACCTTCAGCGCGATGGCGTCGCTGAGCGGGACGGTGCCGACGGTCGGCGTCCTGACCGGTCGGTGCTTCGCGGGCAACGCAGCGCTGCTGGGGTGCTGCGACGTGATCATCGCGACCCGGGACTCGACCCTCGGGATGGCCGGTCCCGCGATGATCGAGGGCGGTGGTCTCGGGACGTACGCGCCCGAGGAGGTCGGGCCGATGTCGGTGCAGGGCCCGAACGGTGTGGTGGACGTGCTCGTGGACGACGACGCCGAGGCGGTCGCCGTCGCGCAGCGCTACCTGTCGTACTTCCAAGGGCCCGTACGGAGCTGGGCGGCGCCCGACCAGCGTGCGCTGCGGCACGTGATCGGCGAGAACCGCCTGCGGGTCTACGACGTGCGCGAGGTGATCGAGACGCTCGCCGACGTCGACTCGGTGCTCGAGCTGCGGCGGGAGTTCGGGACGCCGATCGTGACGGCGCTCGTCCGGATCGAGGGACGGCCGTACGGCCTGGTCGCGAACGATCCCGCGCATCTCGGCGGCGCGATCGACGCCGACGGTGCGGACAAGATGGCGCGGTTCCTCCAGCTGTGCGACGCGCACGGGCTGCCGATCGTGTCGCTCTGCGACACCCCGGGCTTCATGGTCGGGCCGGATGCGGAGCGGACCGCGACCGTGCGGCACTTCAGCCGGCTGTTCGTGATCGGCTCGCACCTGCGGGTCCCGATCACGACCGTCGTGCTGCGCAAGGCGTACGGGCTCGGTGCCCAGGCGATGGCGGGTGGCGGGTTCCACAAGCCGGTCGCGACGCTCGCGTGGCCGACCGGCGAGATCGGACCGATGGGGCTCGAGGGCGCGGTCCGGCTGGGCTACTCCCGCGAGCTCGGGTCGATCGACGACCCCGAGGCGAGGCGTGCTCGCTACGACGAGCTCGTCGCCCAGCACTACGAGGCCGGCAAGGCGCTGAACGCCGCGATGACCGGGGAGCTCGACGACGTGATCGACCCCGCCGACACACGCCGGTGGCTGATCTCGACGCTCGGCGCCGAGCCCGTCGACGACCGTCCGGGGCGTGGCTACATCGACACCTGGTGA
- a CDS encoding TetR/AcrR family transcriptional regulator, with translation MEGKGWSTRVDVDRADSARRSELLAASRRVFERMGYGAATVADITREAGVSRATFYVYFASKQEVFTVLAEQVRDAFLDAQALADIPADDVERVFRTTIGAYLDVVVDHLALITVLDHQALEDAELNALWSDIQARAVDRMARYLTRVSDDGLAPLDLAARPRSIALMSGGQTESFAALVNAGTVSRDEAVEEMLAIVLRAIGLR, from the coding sequence GTGGAAGGCAAGGGCTGGTCGACACGCGTCGACGTCGACCGGGCCGACTCCGCCCGACGCTCCGAGCTGCTGGCCGCGTCGCGACGGGTGTTCGAGCGGATGGGGTACGGCGCCGCGACGGTCGCCGACATCACCCGCGAGGCCGGCGTCAGCCGCGCGACGTTCTACGTGTACTTCGCCTCCAAGCAGGAGGTGTTCACCGTCCTCGCCGAGCAGGTCCGCGACGCCTTCCTCGACGCCCAGGCGCTCGCCGACATCCCCGCCGACGACGTCGAGCGGGTCTTCCGCACCACGATCGGGGCCTACCTCGACGTCGTCGTCGACCATCTCGCGCTGATCACCGTGCTCGATCACCAGGCGCTCGAGGACGCCGAGCTCAACGCCCTGTGGTCCGACATCCAGGCCCGCGCGGTCGACCGGATGGCGCGCTACCTGACCCGCGTCTCCGACGACGGCCTCGCGCCGCTCGACCTCGCCGCACGACCCCGGTCGATCGCGCTGATGTCAGGCGGGCAGACCGAGTCGTTCGCCGCCCTGGTCAACGCCGGCACGGTCTCGCGCGACGAGGCCGTCGAGGAGATGCTCGCGATCGTCCTGCGCGCGATCGGACTGCGCTGA
- a CDS encoding TetR/AcrR family transcriptional regulator → MTEESAVRELPRTARGARTRARLVEAARTVFERDGFLDARLADITGEAGTAAGSFYTYFASKEEIFSAVLDEVKEEMLHPQVRDVADGDDPVAVIEASNRAYLESYRRNAALMRLLDQVAAIDDTFREVRRERGLAFTQRNARSIRALQDRGLASPDVDAGLAATALSMMVSRTAYSAFVLGDDWDLDQLVETLTTLWVNALDIPRRLPAG, encoded by the coding sequence GTGACCGAGGAGTCAGCGGTGCGGGAGCTCCCGCGTACGGCCCGCGGAGCCCGCACGCGCGCCCGGCTGGTGGAGGCCGCGCGGACCGTCTTCGAGCGCGACGGCTTCCTCGACGCGCGCCTCGCGGACATCACCGGCGAGGCCGGCACCGCCGCCGGCTCGTTCTACACCTACTTCGCGTCGAAGGAGGAGATCTTCTCCGCCGTGCTCGACGAGGTGAAGGAGGAGATGCTGCACCCGCAGGTCCGCGACGTCGCCGACGGCGACGACCCGGTCGCGGTGATCGAGGCGAGCAACCGGGCGTACCTCGAGTCCTACCGCCGCAACGCCGCCCTGATGCGGCTGCTCGATCAGGTCGCCGCGATCGACGACACGTTCCGGGAGGTCCGGCGCGAGCGTGGGCTGGCGTTCACGCAGCGCAACGCACGCAGCATCCGGGCGCTCCAGGACCGCGGGCTGGCGAGTCCCGACGTCGACGCCGGCCTGGCGGCGACGGCGCTGTCGATGATGGTGTCGCGGACCGCCTACAGCGCGTTCGTCCTGGGTGACGACTGGGACCTCGACCAGCTCGTGGAGACCCTGACGACGCTGTGGGTCAACGCGCTCGACATCCCGCGCCGCCTGCCTGCCGGCTGA
- a CDS encoding SDR family NAD(P)-dependent oxidoreductase, with translation MQLKDTVAVVTGGGGGIGGALAERFVREGARVVVVDLDPAAAQVVVDRIEQTAPGSAIAHGADVADPDQIAATVARAEEAFGPVDVYAANAGVGGGHGLGDEGSWSLALDVNLRAHVRAAEVLVPRWLEAGRGYFVSTASAAGLLTQIGSAPYAVTKHAAVGFAEWLAVTYGDRGIRVSCLCPMGVETAILRAGEQSGDPLGAAATRAVTSAGDVLSPETVAEQVVAAMDDEQFLILPHPQVLDMYRQKGADYDRWVRGMRRYQASLLAQG, from the coding sequence ATGCAGCTGAAGGACACGGTCGCCGTCGTCACGGGCGGCGGCGGGGGCATCGGCGGAGCGCTCGCCGAGCGCTTCGTACGCGAGGGCGCGCGGGTGGTCGTCGTCGACCTCGACCCCGCCGCGGCCCAGGTCGTCGTCGACCGGATCGAGCAGACCGCGCCGGGTTCCGCGATCGCCCACGGCGCCGACGTCGCCGACCCCGACCAGATCGCCGCGACCGTGGCCCGCGCCGAGGAGGCGTTCGGGCCGGTCGACGTGTACGCGGCGAACGCCGGCGTCGGGGGCGGCCACGGGCTCGGCGACGAGGGCTCCTGGTCGCTCGCGCTCGACGTCAACCTCCGCGCGCACGTCCGCGCCGCCGAGGTCCTCGTCCCGCGCTGGCTCGAGGCCGGACGCGGCTACTTCGTCAGCACCGCCTCGGCAGCCGGGCTGCTCACGCAGATCGGCTCCGCCCCGTACGCCGTGACCAAGCACGCGGCGGTCGGCTTCGCGGAGTGGCTCGCCGTCACCTACGGCGACCGCGGGATCCGCGTCAGCTGCTTGTGCCCGATGGGCGTCGAGACCGCGATCCTGCGCGCCGGCGAGCAGTCCGGCGACCCGCTCGGCGCCGCCGCGACCCGCGCGGTCACCTCCGCCGGCGACGTGCTGTCGCCCGAGACCGTCGCCGAGCAGGTCGTCGCCGCGATGGACGACGAGCAGTTCCTGATCCTCCCGCACCCGCAGGTGCTGGACATGTACCGCCAGAAGGGCGCCGACTACGACCGCTGGGTCCGTGGGATGCGCCGCTACCAGGCCAGCCTGCTCGCCCAGGGCTGA
- a CDS encoding acyl-CoA dehydrogenase family protein produces MSMFQTSDRTKKYAEVLLDFMDAHVYPAEAVYEEQMREAGDPHFHPPVLEELKAEAKRRGLWNLFHPHPEWGPGLTNLEYAPLAEIMGRSPHLAPEATNCAAPDTGNMEVFTLFGTDEHKRRWLEPLLDGTIRSAFAMTEPAVASSDATNIQLRMERDGDEYVLNGRKWFASNAMHRNCKVLIVMGKTDPTAATHRQQSMMVVPIDAPGITVVRNLPVFGYADREGHAEIVFEDVRVPTEDVLAGEGEGFAISQARLGPGRIHHCMRAIGMAERSLELLCTRALSRETFGVPVAERSNIQDWIAEARIDIEKSRLLTLKAAWMMDEVGNKAARTEIAAIKVDAPNMALQIVDRAIQVHGGGGVTDDFPLASFWAHLRTLRLADGPDEVHKRAIAKQELRKYAGTSA; encoded by the coding sequence ATGTCGATGTTCCAGACGTCCGACCGGACGAAGAAGTACGCCGAGGTCCTGCTGGACTTCATGGACGCCCACGTCTACCCGGCCGAGGCGGTCTACGAGGAGCAGATGCGCGAGGCGGGCGACCCGCACTTCCACCCGCCCGTGCTCGAGGAGCTCAAGGCGGAGGCGAAGCGCCGCGGCCTGTGGAACCTGTTCCACCCGCACCCCGAGTGGGGCCCGGGCCTGACGAACCTCGAGTACGCCCCGCTGGCCGAGATCATGGGTCGCAGCCCCCACCTCGCACCCGAGGCGACGAACTGTGCGGCGCCCGACACCGGCAACATGGAGGTCTTCACCCTCTTCGGGACCGACGAGCACAAGCGACGCTGGCTCGAGCCGCTGCTCGACGGCACGATCCGCTCCGCGTTCGCGATGACCGAGCCGGCCGTCGCGAGCTCCGACGCGACCAACATCCAGCTGCGGATGGAGCGCGACGGCGACGAGTACGTCCTGAACGGGCGCAAGTGGTTCGCCTCCAACGCCATGCACCGCAACTGCAAGGTGCTGATCGTGATGGGCAAGACCGACCCCACCGCCGCCACGCACCGCCAGCAGTCGATGATGGTCGTCCCGATCGACGCCCCGGGCATCACCGTCGTGCGCAACCTCCCGGTCTTCGGCTACGCCGACCGCGAGGGTCACGCCGAGATCGTCTTCGAGGACGTGCGGGTGCCCACCGAGGACGTCCTCGCGGGCGAGGGCGAGGGCTTCGCGATCAGCCAGGCGCGCCTCGGACCCGGCCGGATCCACCACTGCATGCGCGCCATCGGGATGGCCGAGCGCTCCCTGGAGCTGCTCTGCACCCGCGCGCTGTCGCGGGAGACCTTCGGGGTGCCGGTGGCCGAGCGCTCCAACATCCAGGACTGGATCGCCGAGGCCCGCATCGACATCGAGAAGAGCCGACTCCTCACGCTGAAGGCCGCGTGGATGATGGACGAGGTCGGCAACAAGGCAGCCCGTACGGAGATCGCCGCGATCAAGGTCGATGCCCCGAACATGGCGCTCCAGATCGTCGACCGCGCGATCCAGGTCCACGGCGGCGGCGGCGTCACCGACGACTTCCCGCTCGCCTCGTTTTGGGCGCACCTGCGGACCCTGCGGCTCGCCGACGGCCCGGACGAGGTGCACAAGCGGGCGATCGCCAAGCAGGAGCTCCGCAAGTACGCCGGGACGTCGGCGTGA
- a CDS encoding enoyl-CoA hydratase-related protein — MSADDLVLAERRGRVLVLTFNRPDRLNAWNDALEDRYVALLDSAEQDPDVRAVVITGAGRGFCAGADMEELAKVGGGEIEAIDPRPRHRPLLFRKPLIAAINGAAAGLGFVEALYADVRFATPTAKLTTSFVRRGLIAEYGVAWLLPRIVGQSRALDLLISGRVVLGDEAYAMGLVDRVVGSDGLLDAAVAYAEELATWCSPTSIGVIKDQVREAWTSAPAEAIARSEREMVASFGRADVAEGVASYLESRTPEFGGTVQA; from the coding sequence GTGAGCGCTGACGATCTCGTCCTCGCCGAGCGGCGCGGCCGCGTCCTCGTCCTCACGTTCAACCGGCCCGACCGGCTGAACGCCTGGAACGACGCGCTCGAGGACCGCTACGTCGCGCTGCTCGACTCCGCCGAGCAGGACCCCGACGTGCGGGCCGTGGTCATCACCGGCGCCGGCCGCGGGTTCTGCGCGGGCGCGGACATGGAGGAGCTGGCGAAGGTCGGCGGCGGCGAGATCGAGGCGATCGACCCGCGCCCCCGCCACCGGCCGCTGCTCTTCCGCAAGCCGCTGATCGCCGCGATCAACGGCGCGGCCGCCGGGCTCGGCTTCGTGGAGGCGCTGTACGCCGACGTCCGGTTCGCGACGCCGACGGCGAAGCTCACCACGTCGTTCGTCCGCCGCGGGCTGATCGCGGAGTACGGAGTGGCGTGGCTGCTGCCGCGGATCGTCGGTCAGAGCCGTGCGCTCGACCTGCTGATCTCCGGACGCGTCGTGCTCGGCGACGAGGCGTACGCGATGGGGCTCGTGGACCGGGTCGTCGGCTCCGACGGGCTGCTCGACGCCGCGGTCGCGTACGCCGAGGAGCTCGCGACCTGGTGCTCGCCGACCTCGATCGGCGTGATCAAGGACCAGGTCCGCGAAGCCTGGACCTCCGCTCCCGCCGAGGCCATCGCCCGGTCCGAGCGCGAGATGGTCGCGTCGTTCGGTCGCGCGGACGTCGCGGAGGGAGTCGCGAGCTACCTCGAGAGCCGGACTCCGGAGTTCGGCGGGACGGTGCAGGCATGA
- a CDS encoding HAD-IA family hydrolase has product MSTETGTEAGAGDAPAPAGPVTAVLVDFGGVLTTSVMASFRAYSQARCGDPYRVERVLGGDEESRRLLVEHECGRIDGAAFEAGFAARLGAHGVPVDADGLAADLQAGLEPDEAMLALLGRLRADGVPVAIVSNSLGDDCYRGYDLDALADVSVISGRIGVRKPSRRPYAIACERLGVPPTSAVMIDDLQQNLDGAARLGIRGILHTDAATTERALADLMA; this is encoded by the coding sequence ATGAGCACAGAGACCGGTACGGAGGCGGGTGCGGGCGACGCGCCCGCCCCGGCCGGACCGGTCACCGCCGTGCTCGTCGACTTCGGTGGCGTGCTGACGACGAGCGTGATGGCGTCGTTCCGCGCGTACTCGCAGGCGCGGTGCGGCGACCCGTACCGCGTGGAGCGCGTGCTCGGCGGCGACGAGGAGTCGCGGCGTCTGCTGGTCGAGCACGAGTGCGGGCGCATCGACGGCGCCGCGTTCGAGGCAGGCTTCGCCGCGCGGCTCGGCGCCCACGGCGTGCCGGTCGACGCGGACGGTCTGGCCGCCGACCTCCAGGCCGGGCTCGAGCCGGACGAGGCCATGCTCGCGCTGCTCGGTCGGCTCCGCGCGGACGGCGTCCCGGTCGCGATCGTCTCGAACTCCCTCGGTGACGACTGCTACCGCGGCTACGACCTCGACGCGCTCGCCGACGTCTCGGTGATCTCCGGACGGATCGGCGTCCGCAAGCCGTCGCGGCGGCCGTACGCGATCGCGTGCGAGCGGCTCGGCGTGCCTCCGACGTCGGCCGTGATGATCGATGACCTGCAGCAGAACCTCGACGGTGCGGCCCGGCTCGGGATCCGCGGCATCCTCCACACGGATGCCGCCACCACCGAGCGTGCCCTTGCGGACCTGATGGCCTGA
- a CDS encoding nitrate/nitrite transporter, with protein MSTTTTADDAALRAGQTKNLIIATWAFAITFWAWNLIGPLAVRYTEDMGLSATQKSMIVATPVIVGSVGRILTGALTDRFGGRLMMTVLTLVTVPFVLLVAWAGNAGSYAGLLVFGFFLGIAGTTFAVGIPFVNAWYAGNRRGFATGVFGAGMGGTALSSFFTPRMVDWWGYDATHLVIAAVLVATAVLVWLAMRDSPAWSPNTDPVVPKLAAAAKLPVTWAMSFLYAVAFGGFVAFSTYLPTYLKDVYDFGLTEAGTRTAGFAIAAVIARPVGGVLSDRIGPRTVSAICFAGAAVMAVVVAFQPQPEIPAGISFVLMAAFLGLGTGGVFAWVAKEAPAARVGAVTGIVGACGGLGGYFPPLVLGATYNEADHSYTIGLSLLCIVAIGALAFTLLGFRGGGGRRAARA; from the coding sequence ATGAGCACGACCACCACGGCCGACGACGCCGCGCTCCGGGCGGGGCAGACGAAGAACCTGATCATCGCGACCTGGGCGTTCGCGATCACCTTCTGGGCCTGGAACCTGATCGGCCCCCTGGCGGTCCGCTACACCGAGGACATGGGCCTGTCGGCCACGCAGAAGTCGATGATCGTGGCGACCCCGGTGATCGTCGGGTCGGTGGGCCGGATCCTGACGGGCGCGCTCACCGACCGGTTCGGCGGGCGCCTCATGATGACCGTGCTCACCCTGGTCACGGTGCCGTTCGTGCTGCTGGTCGCCTGGGCGGGCAACGCCGGGTCGTACGCGGGGCTGCTGGTCTTCGGCTTCTTCCTCGGGATCGCCGGTACGACGTTCGCGGTCGGCATCCCGTTCGTGAACGCCTGGTACGCGGGCAACCGCCGAGGTTTCGCCACCGGGGTGTTCGGGGCGGGCATGGGCGGCACGGCGCTGTCGTCGTTCTTCACCCCGCGGATGGTGGACTGGTGGGGCTACGACGCGACGCACCTCGTGATCGCGGCCGTCCTGGTCGCGACCGCGGTCCTGGTGTGGCTGGCGATGCGGGACTCGCCGGCGTGGTCCCCGAACACCGACCCGGTGGTCCCGAAGCTCGCCGCGGCGGCGAAGCTCCCCGTGACGTGGGCGATGTCGTTCCTGTACGCGGTGGCGTTCGGCGGGTTCGTCGCGTTCTCGACCTACCTGCCGACGTACCTCAAGGACGTCTACGACTTCGGCCTGACCGAGGCGGGCACGCGGACCGCGGGGTTCGCGATCGCAGCGGTGATCGCGCGGCCGGTCGGCGGGGTGCTGTCGGACCGGATCGGTCCGCGGACGGTCTCGGCGATCTGCTTCGCGGGCGCGGCCGTGATGGCGGTCGTGGTGGCGTTCCAGCCGCAGCCGGAGATCCCGGCGGGGATCTCGTTCGTGCTGATGGCGGCGTTCCTCGGCCTCGGGACCGGCGGCGTGTTCGCGTGGGTCGCGAAGGAGGCTCCGGCCGCGCGGGTCGGTGCCGTGACCGGCATCGTCGGCGCCTGCGGCGGCCTCGGCGGCTACTTCCCGCCGCTCGTGCTGGGCGCGACGTACAACGAGGCCGACCACAGCTACACGATCGGGCTGTCGCTGCTGTGCATCGTCGCGATCGGCGCCCTCGCGTTCACCCTCCTCGGCTTCCGCGGTGGCGGCGGCCGCCGAGCCGCCCGCGCGTAG
- the narI gene encoding respiratory nitrate reductase subunit gamma: MDVLLWGVLPYLVIVTLVGGTIWRYRYDKFGWTTRSSQLYESRLLRIGSPLFHFGILVVVIGHVVGLIIPESWTDAVGVSEQMYHVNAMVFGIVAGFCTLVGVAILVYRRRTSGPVFSATTKNDKTMYVVLVAAIVLGLWTTLVGAGAGHDAHNYRETVSVWFRSIFVLQPDVDAMAAAPYQFHIHVLVGMALFALWPFSRLVHAFTAPVHYLFRPYIVYRSRDVASRPGSRETRPGWAPVGTEDRSRRTR, from the coding sequence ATGGACGTGCTGCTGTGGGGCGTGCTGCCGTACCTGGTGATCGTGACCCTGGTCGGCGGCACGATCTGGCGCTACCGCTACGACAAGTTCGGGTGGACGACCCGGTCGTCGCAGCTGTACGAGTCGCGGCTGCTGCGGATCGGGTCGCCGCTGTTCCACTTCGGGATCCTCGTGGTGGTGATCGGGCACGTGGTGGGCCTGATCATCCCGGAGTCGTGGACCGACGCCGTGGGCGTGAGCGAGCAGATGTACCACGTCAACGCCATGGTCTTCGGGATCGTCGCCGGCTTCTGCACGCTCGTCGGCGTCGCGATCCTGGTCTACCGCCGCCGGACGAGCGGTCCGGTGTTCTCCGCGACGACGAAGAACGACAAGACGATGTACGTCGTGCTGGTGGCCGCGATCGTGCTCGGACTGTGGACCACGCTGGTCGGTGCGGGTGCCGGCCACGACGCGCACAACTACCGCGAGACGGTCTCGGTCTGGTTCCGCTCGATCTTCGTGCTCCAGCCCGACGTCGACGCGATGGCCGCGGCGCCGTACCAGTTCCACATCCACGTCCTGGTCGGGATGGCGTTGTTCGCGCTGTGGCCGTTCAGCCGACTGGTGCACGCGTTCACGGCGCCCGTGCACTACCTCTTCCGTCCGTACATCGTCTACCGCAGCCGGGACGTCGCGAGCCGTCCGGGCTCACGCGAGACCCGCCCGGGCTGGGCCCCGGTCGGCACCGAGGACCGCTCCAGGAGGACGCGATGA
- the narJ gene encoding nitrate reductase molybdenum cofactor assembly chaperone — protein MSAETVVRQVASLCLAYPDDEVLALVPAMRGAVAEHDRSAAAQPLAGFLDHLAAGAPHDLRQAYVETFDLSRKHALYLSYWTDGDTRRRGEVLGRFKQRYRDAGWVVDTRGELPDYLPLVLEFAARVDPDGGRDLMQEYRAGIELLRLALRDAGSPYAGVLEAVCATLPGESPADRAAAMRIASQGPPTETVGLDPYDPRLLPVSEAGPTRTADVPAGGGR, from the coding sequence GTGAGCGCGGAGACGGTGGTCCGCCAGGTCGCCTCGCTGTGCCTGGCCTACCCCGACGACGAGGTCCTGGCGCTGGTCCCGGCGATGCGCGGGGCCGTCGCCGAGCACGACCGGTCCGCCGCGGCGCAACCGCTGGCCGGCTTCCTGGACCACCTCGCGGCCGGTGCTCCGCACGACCTGCGCCAGGCGTACGTCGAGACCTTCGACCTGTCCCGCAAGCACGCGCTGTACCTCTCGTACTGGACCGACGGCGACACCCGGCGGCGCGGCGAGGTGCTCGGGCGGTTCAAGCAGCGCTACCGCGACGCGGGCTGGGTCGTCGACACGCGCGGCGAGCTGCCGGACTACCTGCCGCTCGTGCTCGAGTTCGCCGCGCGGGTCGATCCGGACGGCGGCCGTGACCTGATGCAGGAGTACCGCGCGGGGATCGAGCTGCTCCGGCTCGCCCTGCGCGACGCGGGCAGTCCGTACGCAGGGGTGCTCGAGGCGGTGTGCGCGACCTTGCCGGGCGAGTCCCCGGCCGATCGCGCGGCGGCGATGCGGATCGCGTCGCAGGGGCCGCCGACGGAGACGGTCGGGCTGGACCCGTACGACCCCCGGCTGCTGCCGGTGAGCGAGGCGGGGCCGACCCGGACAGCGGACGTACCGGCGGGAGGCGGTCGCTGA